One Archangium violaceum genomic window, TGGGTCTTCGGGCCAGATACCGAGGATATCCGCTGGTCCATGAGCGTGGCCGACTCCGCGCCGCCGACCGCGTTGAGAATGGCCTGACCGCGTTCGTCGACGAGCCGGGTGAACAACTGCTGGGCGTAGCCGAAGATCACCGCCCAGGCGATGATCTGCGCCGACGAATCGAGGTTGGACAGGCCTGGAACGAACTCGCCCCGCATGAGGAGGAGCCCCAGGACGGCGGTCAGGGCGCCGGTGGGCAGCTTGAGGAGCGCGAGGGCCAGGGGGACGCTGTGCGGAATCACGGTGCCCCGGAGCTGCCGCAGGGACACGGCCGCGGCCAACGCGGCGGAGATGAGGCCGATCAGCTCGACGAGCAGGTAGTCCAAGCTGCTCGTGAGCCCGTAGGGATTCGCGCCCTCCGTCCCGCTCGCCGTCGGGCAGACGACCCTGCCCTCGGGTTGGAAGCAGAGGGGCATGAGATTCGGACTCATGGCCATGACGACGCCGAGAGTGACGGCGAGCACCATGAGGCAGAGGGAGATGCCATACACGATGTTGCGGAAACTGCGGACGCGCACGTACTCGCGTTCCTGTGCCAGCAGGGCGGCCTGGAGCGCGGTGATGACGGTCTCGCGGTTCGCCTCGGCCAGCTTCGGGGTGACGGATGACTTCACCAGTCCCTCGACCGCCAGCCTGCGCGGATCCCGCGCGGGGAGATGTTCCCGGAGGGTGGCGATGAGCTCGGGTATCCGTGCTTCCAGATCCGCGAGGGGCATGTACCGCAGCATCAGGCAGTACGCCGCGTGGATGTTCGTCTCGACGGTGTCGATCAACGCACCACTCCGGCCCCAGGGAAACCGCCGCTGGTCGGCGGCGCGGCAGGCGGCATCCAGACGATCATTCGCCTCCCTGGCGAGCGTCTGCGCGTTGGGGGCCGCGTCCTTATGCGCCTTGCTGTCCTCGCAGAGCGCCTTCAGCTCGGCGATGCGGGCCAGCGCTCGCTGTCCCCAGGACCAGGTGCCCATCTGGGAATGGGTGCCAGATCCCGATGAAGCCGTCGCGGTCCCCATGATCACCTCCAATTGGGCCCCGTGAGTCCTCCCGCGGTCGGGAAGCGCGGGCCCGCCATGTCAAACATGAGCAGTGGCGCACGCGCCGTGTACCCCGCCACCGCCCAGGCACCGACACGCCGTGCGACCGCCGACTCCCGTTACTCCATCACCGTGGAGGCCAGCATGACGGCGAACATCCCTTGGGGCAGGTTCTCCACGCGCTCCTTGTTGACGTAGTTGGCGTAGTCGACCTGGACTCCCATGCCCTGAACGGAGTCGCGAACCACCACGTGCCCGTCCGGTCCGTAGGTGATTTTCGACTTCACGCCCTCCCACCCCTTCTGGGCCACACGGGCGTAATCGTCGCTGATGTAGCCGAGGGTCACGGCCTTCTTCAGAGCATAGACGAACATGGCACTGCCCGAGGTTTCCAGCCAGTTGTCCGGCTGATCTCCCTTGTCGAGCACCTGGTACCACAAGCCGGTGACCGGATCCTGCGTGCTCTTCAAACCCTCGGCCACGTTCCGCAAGATGTCCTGGATGTCCTGATGGTCGGAATGGCCGCTGGGGAGGTGCTCGAGCGTATCGACCAGGGCCATCGCCAACCACCCCATGCTGCGGTTCCAGTGGATGGGGGAGACTCCCGTATCAGGATTTGCCCACGCGACGTTCCGATCCGCATCCCATGCATGGAAGTGGAGCTTCGTCGTGGGATTGTAGGTGTGCTGGTGGATGAGCTTGATCTGCTTGACCACCGTATCGAAGGACTCGGTTCGTGCCTCCTCCGACGTCGCGAACTCGGCACCGTACTGGGCGATGTACGGCCCCGCCATGTAGATGCCGTCCAGCCACATCTCGTTGGGATACCTGGTCTTGTGCCAGAATCCACCCTCCGAGTTCACCGGAAAGTCAGCGTACCTGGCGCGGATGTTCGCCGCCGCGAGCTTGTACTTCGGATCCTGGGTGGCCTCGTACAGAGGGAAGAACAGATTGGCGGGCTGGATGAGGTCCAGGTTGTGTTCGTCGGGATATGACGGAATGTTCCCGTTGCTGTCGACGTACTTGTCCACCCATGTCTTGATGTAGTCCAGGTACCGCCGGTCCTGCGTCTTCTCATGGAGCCGGGCAAACCCGACGAAGAGCACGCCGTTGGTGTACTCCCACCGCTTGGTCGTAATCGTGTCCGGGTCTGGCCACTCCTTGATGATGGAATTGGCCAGTGCCACGCCGACGCTCGGAGCACCGCTCGGAGGAGCAGGTTCATCCGGAGCGCATGATGTGCCTGCCAGGGCAGCGCCCAATACACCCATCAACGCCAGGGACTGGAATGACACTCTCGACGCAACCATTGTCTACCCCCTATTCGTGACACGTGAACTTCAGGCCTTTCGCAATCATGGGGCCCGCCATTGAAAGCGTCATCAGGGCTGTTCCGACCATCACTTCCTCTCGAGCCCAGACAATGCCCCGCCTTGTGATGACATGGCGGGGTGGACGGAATGCCAGACTATGAGAGGGAAAGCCGTTCCCGTCTAACTCAGAGTCCGCATCGATGAATGCCGTTCGTGAATCGATCGATCCCGCCGACCGCGCGGGTCCGTGACCGAGCGCGCGGATCCAGGATCGACGCAATGCGTTGATAGTGCAATGCGTTGCTGACACAGCTCGAGCGGAAGCACAAGCCGGCGGGAGGAGCAAGCATGCGGGCTCACTCCTGCCTGATGGGCAGATGAGGGAGAGCAGGCTCGCCCGCACGGGTGGAGCGCCCGTTTACCGCTCAGCCGAGCGGCGCCTCCAGGGCGGCCGGAGCCACGGCCTCGAGCGCGCGGGAGTAGCCGACCAGCGAGGCCGTCGTCTCTCCGCGCAGCGACTTGTTGATGGCCATGGCGGCCTTCGCACCCTCGGCCGCCGCCACGATCACCCACTTCACGTCGTGCGAGGCGTCCCCCACGACCCACAGGCCGGGCACGTTCGTCCCCTCCAGCCTCCCCGTCTTCACCGCGCCCTTCCGGTTGAAAAGGCACCCCAGCCGCTCGGCCAGATCCGCGCGCGGGCGGGTGGGACCATGGAAGAAGAGGGCCCGCCGGAGCACGCGCTCTCCATTGCGCAGCACCACCGCCGCCAGGAGTCCATCCTGTCCCTCGAGCCGAGCCACCCGCTCGCCGCGGACCTGGATGCGGTGGCGCGCCAGGAGGAGGCGATCTTCCTCGCCCAACCGGGAAGGGCCATCGGTGAAGAAGATCACGTCATCGCTCCAGCTGGTCAGGGCCAGCGCCAGCTCCGCCGCCTCGTGACCCCGGCCGTAGGCGGCGAGGGGCTGGCCGCGCACCTCCCACCCATCGCAGTAGGGACAGTGGTGGACGCTTCGTCCGTATAGGGGCTCGATTCCCGGGACGCGCGGCAGCTCGTCCACCACGCCGGTGGCCAGCAGCAGACGGCGACAGACCTTCCGCGAGCCATCATCGAGAATCACCTCGAATGTCGTCTCGCAACGCCGCGCGTCCACCGCTCTGGCCTGTCGCACCTCCACGTCGTAGCGGGCGAGCTCCTCCCGGGCGAGCCTGCGGATTTCCTCGGGCGGGGTGCCGTCCCGGGTCAGGAAGCCATGGGCGGCGTGGCTGGCGCCATTGCGATACTCGCCGCTGTCCAGCACCAGCACCTTGCGGCAGGCCCGCCCCAGCATGAGCGCCGCGCTCAGACCGGCCGGACCGCCTCCCACGACGATGACATCCCACATGGCTTGCGCTCCAGACCCGAGGTGACCCACGCACCCCGCTCCATCAGAGACGCTAGGGTGGGTGGGATTGCCGGAGGAGCGCCGTGCCGGATTCAGAGGCTCGTCCGCTCCAGGACCTGGCGAACCACCGGACGCGCCCCCCGCATTGGACGGAGTCGTCTGAACTGTCAGCGCGAAGGCCTCGGGTCCAGGACGCGCCCGAGGAACAGCACCGCTGCCGTCTCCACGTGCCGGATGAGGAACAGGAACGGGCGGTTCACCTCCACCACCTGGGGCATGCCCCCGATGTGGAACACGCGCGTCGCCGCCGCCGCCTCTGCTCCCTTCTCATCCACCGTGAGCGAGGCGTCGTGCATCAGTCTGCCCGTCAGGGGCTCTCTCGTCGGGGTCATCCCTGACAGGTCCACGTCCGGCTCGAACAGCGCGGAAAGCCCCAGCCGCTCCGCCAGCCCCGTCAGGTCCACGTGCTGGTCGAAGCCGAAGCGAGGCATCCGCAGCACGAAGCTCTCCCACGTCCGCTGTGCCAGCAGCGTCTCCAGGCGCTCGCCGCTCAGCAGCCGCTCGAAGCGCTCGAAGAAACCCGCCTCCGGCAACAGCACCACCATCGAAGTCTGGCGTCCCCGGTAGGGCAGCTCGAGGAGCTGACACCGCGGCCCCCGGGCGTACCCGAAGCACCCCTCCCGGCCCATCATCGGCACCGTCACCTGCTGCCCGTCGAGCAGGTGGAAGGGCGCCTCCCGGGTGTCGTCGTCGAAGGGCTTCTCCCAGCGAGAGCGGAAGTACACCGCGTTGGCCAGCACGTACCGGGTGGCCCTCGGCAGGCCCTCGGGTGGGGCGATGGCCGGGATGCGCCCCCGGGTCTGCTCGTGCACCCACGCGTTGAGGGCCTGGCTTGCCGCTTCCGGCGCTCCCGCGAAATCCACCGGCGTGGGCCTGACGCCGAATGCCTCCGCCAGCTCCGCCACATACTCCTGTCGCAGCGGATGGCCCTCCTGGGGCCAGAAGCCGTTCGCCGACACCAGCGCGAACCCCTCGTCCCCCGCCTGGGGGGAAGACTCCTGGGACGCGGACACGTGCAGCCTCTCGGTGAGGGCTCGTAGGGCGGCGGACAGGAGCGAGGGCTCCGCGGCCCAGTGCAGCGCCCGCCGCAGGGCCGCCTCCGTGTGGCCCCTCGTGCCGCGCAGCACCAGCGCCAGCAGCGTGAAGACCGACAGCGGAGAGAAGACGCGGTTGCCCTCGCCCTCTCTCAGCGCCGCGTACAGCGTGAGGGCAAGCTCCCGTAGAGCCCACGCCGCGTCCTCCGGGGCTCCTGTCACGGCGTCTGGAGGCTCCTGGGCGGGCCCGGCCCCCAGCGCCTGGAGCGTTGCTTCCACGGCCTCGCGGACCTTCGGCTCCCCGTCCGTCCGCCGCGCCTCCGCGCGCCGCAGCAGCTGCGCATCCCGCTCGGAGAGATCACCGAGCGCCCACACCGCCGCCTCGCGCACCCGGGCTTCCGCGTCCTCCAGTCCCGCCACGAGCGCCTCACGCAACGCCGGATCCAGCGTCCCGCCGCGCAACGGACCGATCACCGATAGCACCGCCGCGCGAGCCTCGGGCCCCAGGCCCGGCAGCCGCACCAAGAGCTCCGGCAGCAGCCCGCCCGCCCGAAGCCCCAGGATCCGGAGCTCGACGATGGCGGCTTCCCGCGCGTCCTCCGCCGCCGATTCCAGCTGCCGAGCCAGCCGAGCCAGCGACTCCGCCGTGGGCCGCCGCAGCACCCGCAGCGCCTCGTGCGCCGCGCTGCGGACCCGCGGGTCCTCGTCACGGGAGAAGGCCAGGAGGCGCTCGATGAGCTCTGGCCGCTCCCCCACGACGTGCCACAGGTGCACGTGCGCGGAGTCCTGGACCCACGGCGACTCGTCTTCCAGCGCCTTCACCAGCTCCCGCAGCGCTCCGTCTCCCTCGGGCTTCTGCCGCGCGAGCACTTCCAGCAGGCTGGGCCGGACCCCTCTTTCCGCCTGAGGGAGCACTTCGCAGAGCAGGGCCTCCAACTCGGCGCGCGCAGTGCCCATCCGCCCCACCACCTCCGCCGCCTCCACTTGAAGCATGCCAAGGCCCGTCCGCACGCACTGGAGCAGCACCGGCACCGCCTCCGCCGCGAGGGGCCCCAGCGCGTCCACGGCCCTCACCAGCTCGAGCTTGAGCAGCGGCGGGGCGGGCAGCCCCGTCACCTCGTCGATGCCCTCCCCGAAGGCCGAGTCCGGCAGTCCCAGCAGGCGCACCAGCACGGGCACTACCGCGCGCTCCCCCAGCCGCGCCAGGGTGAGCGCCACCCCTCCTCGCACCACATCCCTCAGTCCCGGGTCCTCCAACGCCGCGAAGAGCCTGGGGACAACGGCCTCCGTCGTGGGGCCGCGCCGGGCCAGCGACGCCGCCGCCCGCGCCCCCACCTGGGGCTCAACATCTATCAGAGCATCCACCAGCGCCTGCGCCACCTCGGGCCTCACGGGCGCGAGTTCCTCGAGCACCTCCGCCGCTGCTTCCCGGACCGCCGCCTCCGCGTCCGTCCTCAGCGCGTCGAGCAGCACCGGCACGGCTTCGTCCCGGAGGCCTGGCACGCGCAATCCGTGGACTGCCTCCGCGCGCAGGGAAGCCCCCTCCAGCTCCAATACCGCCTGGCGCTCTCCCTCCCGCTCGGAGCGCAGGTGCTGCAGCAGTGCCTCGGGCTCGAGCCGTGCCGCCCGCAGGACCTGGACGCACGCCCCGCGCACCCGTGCGTCCGCGTCTCCCAATCCCCGGCGCAGGCCGGCGAGCGCCGCGGGCACCTCGCCCGCCGTCAACAACAGCCGCGCGCCGATGTAGCGCCGATCCGCGTCCGGCCGTTCGAGCAGCTCCACCAACTGCGTGGAGAGCGGCTGACACACATGGCGGGTCACCGTGCTCTCTACCACCTGGAGCAGCTTCGCGACGGTCCGCTGCCGCTCCGGCTCGGGTGCCTCCAGCGCGGCGTTCACCAGCAGCACGAGGGCCGCCGCGTCCCGGCGAATCCGCTCCACCTCCCAGGTGAGTACGTCTCTCAGCTCAACGGGC contains:
- a CDS encoding glycoside hydrolase family 88/105 protein, translated to MALANSIIKEWPDPDTITTKRWEYTNGVLFVGFARLHEKTQDRRYLDYIKTWVDKYVDSNGNIPSYPDEHNLDLIQPANLFFPLYEATQDPKYKLAAANIRARYADFPVNSEGGFWHKTRYPNEMWLDGIYMAGPYIAQYGAEFATSEEARTESFDTVVKQIKLIHQHTYNPTTKLHFHAWDADRNVAWANPDTGVSPIHWNRSMGWLAMALVDTLEHLPSGHSDHQDIQDILRNVAEGLKSTQDPVTGLWYQVLDKGDQPDNWLETSGSAMFVYALKKAVTLGYISDDYARVAQKGWEGVKSKITYGPDGHVVVRDSVQGMGVQVDYANYVNKERVENLPQGMFAVMLASTVME
- a CDS encoding NAD(P)/FAD-dependent oxidoreductase; the protein is MWDVIVVGGGPAGLSAALMLGRACRKVLVLDSGEYRNGASHAAHGFLTRDGTPPEEIRRLAREELARYDVEVRQARAVDARRCETTFEVILDDGSRKVCRRLLLATGVVDELPRVPGIEPLYGRSVHHCPYCDGWEVRGQPLAAYGRGHEAAELALALTSWSDDVIFFTDGPSRLGEEDRLLLARHRIQVRGERVARLEGQDGLLAAVVLRNGERVLRRALFFHGPTRPRADLAERLGCLFNRKGAVKTGRLEGTNVPGLWVVGDASHDVKWVIVAAAEGAKAAMAINKSLRGETTASLVGYSRALEAVAPAALEAPLG
- a CDS encoding serpin family protein, whose protein sequence is MSQPVELRDVLTWEVERIRRDAAALVLLVNAALEAPEPERQRTVAKLLQVVESTVTRHVCQPLSTQLVELLERPDADRRYIGARLLLTAGEVPAALAGLRRGLGDADARVRGACVQVLRAARLEPEALLQHLRSEREGERQAVLELEGASLRAEAVHGLRVPGLRDEAVPVLLDALRTDAEAAVREAAAEVLEELAPVRPEVAQALVDALIDVEPQVGARAAASLARRGPTTEAVVPRLFAALEDPGLRDVVRGGVALTLARLGERAVVPVLVRLLGLPDSAFGEGIDEVTGLPAPPLLKLELVRAVDALGPLAAEAVPVLLQCVRTGLGMLQVEAAEVVGRMGTARAELEALLCEVLPQAERGVRPSLLEVLARQKPEGDGALRELVKALEDESPWVQDSAHVHLWHVVGERPELIERLLAFSRDEDPRVRSAAHEALRVLRRPTAESLARLARQLESAAEDAREAAIVELRILGLRAGGLLPELLVRLPGLGPEARAAVLSVIGPLRGGTLDPALREALVAGLEDAEARVREAAVWALGDLSERDAQLLRRAEARRTDGEPKVREAVEATLQALGAGPAQEPPDAVTGAPEDAAWALRELALTLYAALREGEGNRVFSPLSVFTLLALVLRGTRGHTEAALRRALHWAAEPSLLSAALRALTERLHVSASQESSPQAGDEGFALVSANGFWPQEGHPLRQEYVAELAEAFGVRPTPVDFAGAPEAASQALNAWVHEQTRGRIPAIAPPEGLPRATRYVLANAVYFRSRWEKPFDDDTREAPFHLLDGQQVTVPMMGREGCFGYARGPRCQLLELPYRGRQTSMVVLLPEAGFFERFERLLSGERLETLLAQRTWESFVLRMPRFGFDQHVDLTGLAERLGLSALFEPDVDLSGMTPTREPLTGRLMHDASLTVDEKGAEAAAATRVFHIGGMPQVVEVNRPFLFLIRHVETAAVLFLGRVLDPRPSR